The following proteins come from a genomic window of Nostoc sp. ATCC 53789:
- the gatA gene encoding Asp-tRNA(Asn)/Glu-tRNA(Gln) amidotransferase subunit GatA yields MASIRELHQQLVKKERSAVEITQEALERIEALEPKLHSFLCVTAERALEQAGAVDAKIAAGEEIGILAGIPVGIKDNLCTKGIPTTCASRILENFVPPYESTATQKLADAGAVMVGKTNLDEFAMGSSTENSAYQVTANPWDLSRVPGGSSGGSAAAVSSQECVVALGSDTGGSIRQPASFCGVVGMKPTYGLVSRYGLVAYASSLDQIGPFANTVEDAAILLSAIAGHDPKDSTSLKVAIPNYAASFKPDFKPRGQLRIGIVKETFGEGLDSVVEQAVTKAVDVLQSLGAEIHIISCPRFRYGLPTYYIIAPSEASANLARYDGVKYGYRAPDADNLLSMYTRTRATGFGTEVKRRIMIGTYALSAGYYDAYYLKAQKVRTLIKEDFEKAFGLVDVLVCPTSPTTAFKAGEKTTDPLSMYLTDLMTIPVNLAGLPSLSLPCGFDDQGLPIGLQLIGNVLREDQLFQVAYAYEQATTWHLRKPQIS; encoded by the coding sequence ATGGCATCCATCCGCGAGTTGCACCAACAACTAGTTAAAAAAGAACGTTCTGCCGTTGAAATTACCCAAGAAGCTTTAGAGCGCATTGAAGCGTTAGAGCCGAAATTACATAGCTTTTTATGTGTTACCGCAGAACGGGCATTAGAGCAGGCAGGTGCTGTGGATGCCAAAATTGCTGCCGGGGAAGAAATCGGGATACTAGCAGGCATTCCTGTTGGGATTAAGGACAATTTATGTACTAAGGGAATTCCTACCACTTGCGCCTCCCGAATTCTAGAGAATTTTGTGCCGCCTTATGAATCAACGGCGACGCAAAAACTGGCAGATGCTGGGGCGGTAATGGTAGGCAAAACCAACTTAGATGAGTTTGCAATGGGTAGTTCCACAGAAAACTCTGCCTACCAAGTCACGGCTAATCCTTGGGATTTGTCACGAGTTCCAGGTGGTTCTTCGGGGGGTTCGGCGGCGGCGGTGTCATCCCAAGAGTGTGTAGTTGCTCTCGGTTCTGATACTGGTGGTTCAATTCGTCAACCTGCATCTTTCTGCGGTGTGGTGGGGATGAAACCAACTTATGGTTTGGTTTCTCGTTATGGTTTAGTGGCTTACGCTTCGTCTTTGGATCAAATTGGGCCATTTGCAAACACAGTAGAAGATGCGGCAATATTATTAAGTGCGATCGCAGGTCACGATCCCAAAGACTCTACCAGCCTCAAAGTTGCCATTCCCAACTACGCCGCCAGCTTCAAACCAGACTTCAAACCCAGAGGTCAGCTAAGAATTGGGATCGTTAAAGAAACTTTTGGTGAAGGTTTAGATTCTGTAGTGGAACAAGCTGTTACCAAAGCAGTAGATGTATTACAAAGTTTGGGAGCAGAGATTCATATAATTTCCTGTCCCCGCTTTCGCTATGGCTTACCCACCTACTACATTATCGCCCCGTCTGAAGCGTCAGCAAACTTGGCTCGTTACGATGGCGTTAAATATGGCTACCGCGCTCCTGATGCCGATAATCTACTATCAATGTATACTCGTACCCGTGCCACTGGTTTTGGTACAGAAGTCAAACGCCGGATTATGATCGGCACTTATGCCCTTTCTGCTGGCTATTACGATGCTTATTACCTGAAAGCGCAAAAAGTCCGCACCTTAATTAAGGAAGACTTTGAAAAGGCTTTTGGCTTGGTTGATGTGTTAGTTTGTCCCACATCTCCCACTACAGCATTTAAAGCAGGGGAAAAAACTACTGACCCCTTGAGTATGTATTTAACTGACTTGATGACTATTCCTGTGAATCTTGCTGGTTTACCTAGTTTAAGTTTGCCATGTGGTTTTGATGACCAGGGTTTACCAATAGGATTGCAGCTAATTGGCAATGTACTGCGAGAAGACCAATTGTTTCAGGTAGCTTACGCTTATGAACAAGCTACTACTTGGCATCTGCGTAAACCACAAATATCTTGA
- a CDS encoding helix-turn-helix domain-containing protein produces MTLLNQAQVEQLKEITTHLRQVRQEKAIRIEEIAAQTLIRAGVLHALEEERFEELPEPIFLQGFIRRYGDALGLDGNALSHTLISNPVVRQDPKNDHNNSDNKPNTYIPLVVTYILLLVAASAGLLHILNPPQITSESLTPEVNNQQSIVSNTNKLTEK; encoded by the coding sequence GTGACACTCTTAAACCAAGCTCAAGTAGAGCAGCTAAAGGAAATAACCACACATTTACGACAAGTAAGGCAAGAAAAAGCCATACGCATAGAAGAAATTGCCGCTCAAACACTGATTAGAGCAGGTGTTTTGCACGCTTTAGAAGAAGAACGATTTGAAGAATTACCTGAGCCTATTTTTCTTCAAGGCTTCATCCGTCGCTATGGAGATGCTTTAGGACTGGATGGAAATGCTTTATCACATACTCTTATAAGCAATCCTGTAGTCCGCCAAGACCCCAAGAACGATCATAATAATTCTGACAACAAACCAAATACATACATACCTCTTGTCGTTACCTACATTCTGTTATTAGTAGCTGCATCTGCTGGTCTTTTACATATACTTAATCCACCACAAATTACATCTGAATCTCTGACTCCAGAAGTCAATAATCAACAGTCAATAGTCAGCAATACTAACAAATTGACAGAAAAGTAA
- a CDS encoding SDR family oxidoreductase, translating into MLNVENKVIAITGASSGIGEATAKLLAKNGAKVVLGARRTQKLEKIVEEIRNQGYIAEFKAVDVANREDMKAFIHFAKDKFGRVDVIFNNAGVMPLSPMNALKVEEWDNMINVNIHGVLNGIAAGLPIMEAQGGGQFINTASIAAHMVGPTSAVYSATKFAVWAISDGLRQESKNIRVTIISPGVVETELGSDITDESATGFLKELRKIALTPDAIARAVLYAVSQPDDVDINEVIVRPTASPF; encoded by the coding sequence ATGTTAAACGTAGAAAATAAAGTCATTGCGATCACTGGAGCCAGTAGCGGCATTGGTGAAGCCACCGCTAAGTTACTCGCTAAAAACGGTGCAAAAGTCGTTCTAGGGGCACGGCGCACCCAAAAGCTAGAAAAGATTGTCGAGGAGATCCGTAACCAGGGTTACATAGCGGAATTCAAAGCGGTGGATGTTGCGAATCGTGAGGATATGAAAGCGTTCATTCACTTCGCCAAAGATAAGTTTGGTCGTGTCGATGTCATCTTCAACAATGCAGGCGTAATGCCCCTATCGCCGATGAATGCCTTGAAAGTCGAGGAGTGGGACAACATGATTAATGTGAATATCCACGGCGTATTGAATGGTATTGCTGCTGGTTTACCAATCATGGAAGCGCAAGGAGGTGGACAGTTTATCAATACCGCCTCCATCGCTGCACACATGGTAGGGCCTACCAGCGCGGTCTATTCCGCGACAAAATTTGCTGTTTGGGCCATATCCGATGGATTACGTCAAGAATCGAAAAATATTCGCGTGACAATAATATCCCCTGGTGTGGTTGAGACTGAACTCGGCTCTGATATCACAGACGAATCAGCAACAGGCTTCTTGAAAGAACTTCGGAAAATCGCACTGACCCCAGATGCGATCGCTAGAGCCGTATTATATGCTGTATCCCAACCGGATGATGTTGATATCAATGAAGTGATTGTTCGCCCGACGGCAAGCCCATTCTAA
- a CDS encoding AraC family transcriptional regulator, translating into MVTIKIINQVINQSAIAHQCQELAALVTRHTDGKGDGFHKTAIEQLEFQRESSASTSLQGVCEPILAILVQGKKEALLGEETYRYSAAQYLVVSVDLPLSAFIVEATPEQPYLGFKLNLDPRQLCDIITAQTSVIEEKKNSVRGLFVSTIDAPLLDCAMRLTRLLDTPQDIPILAPMIIREIYYRLLIGEQGEAVRQIATSGSNMQRIAEVIKLIKADFTKPMRVEELAGQASMSSSSFHHHFKKVTSMSPLQYQKQLRLLEARRLMLAENSDAANAAYQVGYESPSQFSREYSRMFGAPPIRDIERLRTA; encoded by the coding sequence ATTGTGACGATCAAAATCATCAACCAAGTCATAAACCAAAGTGCGATCGCTCATCAATGTCAAGAATTGGCAGCACTAGTCACTCGTCACACCGATGGCAAAGGGGACGGTTTTCATAAAACAGCTATTGAGCAGCTGGAATTTCAGCGAGAATCTTCTGCTTCTACCTCACTACAAGGTGTCTGCGAACCTATCCTTGCCATCCTTGTTCAGGGCAAAAAAGAAGCGTTGCTGGGTGAAGAAACCTATCGTTATAGCGCAGCTCAATATCTGGTAGTCTCGGTTGATTTGCCATTGAGTGCGTTTATCGTTGAGGCAACCCCAGAGCAACCCTATTTAGGATTCAAGCTGAATCTAGATCCACGTCAACTCTGCGATATTATTACTGCTCAAACCAGTGTGATTGAGGAGAAGAAGAACTCTGTCAGAGGCTTATTTGTCAGCACCATCGATGCACCGTTGCTCGATTGCGCTATGAGACTGACACGGCTTTTGGATACGCCCCAGGATATCCCGATCCTTGCACCGATGATTATCCGGGAAATCTATTATCGCCTTTTAATAGGTGAACAGGGCGAAGCTGTTCGCCAAATTGCGACATCTGGCAGCAATATGCAGCGCATCGCCGAGGTGATAAAACTCATCAAGGCTGATTTTACAAAGCCGATGCGGGTTGAGGAGCTAGCTGGGCAGGCAAGTATGTCTTCTTCATCTTTCCATCACCATTTCAAAAAAGTGACATCGATGAGTCCGCTTCAATATCAAAAGCAATTAAGACTGTTGGAAGCACGTCGTCTGATGCTTGCCGAAAACTCCGATGCGGCGAATGCTGCCTATCAGGTGGGTTATGAAAGCCCCTCACAGTTCAGCCGCGAATATTCCCGGATGTTCGGTGCGCCACCGATAAGGGATATTGAACGTTTACGCACAGCCTAA
- a CDS encoding PadR family transcriptional regulator — protein MFRHFRSRFGTPAWAGVNEDDFLLVRSWFGHGRHHGRDHDKHFGNEMFGRGWGDEHRTRRGDIKFILLELLSEHPSHGYDLIKEMETRYGGFRRLSPGSVYPTLQLLEEGGYLKSAQEGGKRIYTITDEGRKLLAERAQQETSDTPWDTVKSFVTGKPQEFIELRNAATELAAVVVQVARSGNVERINRVRELLEQVKREIYAILAEK, from the coding sequence ATGTTTAGACACTTTCGTTCACGCTTTGGTACACCTGCATGGGCAGGAGTTAACGAAGACGATTTCTTGCTTGTCAGGTCTTGGTTTGGGCATGGTAGACATCATGGTAGAGATCATGACAAACACTTTGGTAATGAAATGTTTGGTCGTGGTTGGGGAGATGAACATCGGACTCGTCGGGGTGACATCAAGTTCATCCTGCTGGAATTGTTATCCGAGCATCCTAGTCATGGTTACGACCTGATTAAAGAGATGGAAACTCGTTATGGTGGTTTCCGTCGCCTTAGTCCTGGCTCAGTGTATCCCACACTCCAATTGCTGGAAGAAGGGGGTTATCTCAAGAGCGCGCAGGAAGGTGGCAAACGCATTTACACGATTACCGATGAAGGTAGAAAATTATTGGCAGAACGTGCCCAACAAGAAACTTCAGATACTCCTTGGGATACCGTCAAAAGTTTCGTGACAGGTAAGCCCCAAGAGTTTATTGAGTTGCGGAATGCTGCAACAGAATTAGCTGCTGTTGTGGTGCAGGTTGCTCGTAGTGGCAATGTGGAGCGAATAAACCGGGTGCGTGAGCTTTTAGAGCAAGTTAAACGAGAAATTTACGCGATTTTGGCGGAAAAATAA
- a CDS encoding HAD-IA family hydrolase, which translates to MLAAILFDLDGTIVNTDPIHYRAWQEMLLNYGIEIDETFYKSRISGRLNPEIVKDILPQLSTAEGQKFADEKEAFFRKLASNLKPLDGFSELLAWTKTHQLKRALVTNAPRLNAEFMLEVLGIKEAFHTVVLADDCVAGKPDPAPYQVALNKLAITAEEAIALEDSPSGIRAAVGADIRTIGIASTHDPQALQEVGAFMAIPDFTDLQLWTLLNSLIEPDLSAIASNL; encoded by the coding sequence ATGCTAGCTGCAATTCTCTTTGACTTAGACGGCACTATTGTCAATACTGACCCTATACACTACCGAGCTTGGCAGGAAATGCTGTTAAATTATGGCATAGAAATTGACGAAACATTTTATAAATCCCGAATTAGTGGGCGACTAAATCCAGAAATTGTTAAGGATATTTTGCCACAATTATCAACAGCAGAAGGGCAGAAATTTGCAGACGAAAAAGAGGCGTTTTTCCGCAAACTCGCCTCGAATCTTAAACCATTGGATGGATTTTCTGAACTACTAGCATGGACAAAGACACATCAATTAAAGCGGGCATTAGTAACTAATGCACCTAGGTTAAATGCAGAATTTATGCTAGAAGTATTAGGAATAAAAGAAGCTTTCCATACAGTTGTTTTAGCGGATGATTGTGTAGCAGGTAAACCTGACCCTGCACCCTACCAAGTCGCCCTGAATAAATTGGCAATTACAGCAGAGGAAGCGATCGCATTAGAAGACTCTCCCTCTGGTATTCGGGCGGCGGTGGGCGCAGATATCCGCACTATTGGCATCGCTTCTACCCATGATCCGCAAGCTTTACAAGAAGTCGGTGCATTTATGGCAATTCCAGATTTTACTGATTTGCAGTTGTGGACATTGCTCAACTCACTCATTGAGCCAGATTTAAGTGCGATCGCTTCTAACCTGTAA
- a CDS encoding glucosamine-6-phosphate deaminase → MLAATNSFRVDDLLVQIYNSEVEMAEDVAEIAQKHLQQVLKQQDTAAVLLATGNSQLKFLDALIALGGVDWSRIILFHLDEYLGITADHSASFRRYMRERVEKRVVPKVFHYIEGDTLQPVNECDRYTKLLQAQPIDLCCLGIGENGHLAFNDPAVTNFQDPYSVKLVKLDTVNRQQQVSTGHFPNLETVPQYAFTVTISAICSAKKIICLAPEKRKANVVKEMLQGAITTDCPASILRQQSQATLFLDVNSASLLS, encoded by the coding sequence ATGCTAGCCGCTACAAACTCTTTTCGCGTTGATGATTTACTGGTGCAGATTTATAACTCTGAAGTCGAAATGGCCGAAGATGTTGCCGAAATCGCCCAAAAGCATTTACAGCAAGTTCTCAAACAACAGGATACAGCTGCTGTATTGTTAGCAACAGGTAACTCCCAACTCAAATTTCTCGATGCTTTGATTGCATTGGGTGGTGTAGATTGGTCGCGGATTATTCTGTTCCATCTAGATGAATATTTGGGAATTACTGCTGACCATTCTGCGAGTTTCCGGCGCTATATGCGAGAACGTGTAGAGAAGCGGGTTGTTCCTAAAGTATTTCACTATATAGAAGGTGATACACTGCAACCAGTAAACGAGTGCGATCGCTACACCAAACTTCTGCAAGCACAACCAATAGACTTATGCTGTCTTGGGATTGGCGAAAATGGACATTTGGCTTTTAACGATCCAGCAGTAACAAATTTTCAAGATCCTTATAGTGTGAAACTAGTAAAACTGGATACAGTGAACCGTCAGCAACAAGTAAGTACAGGTCACTTTCCAAATCTAGAAACTGTCCCACAATATGCTTTTACTGTCACCATCTCGGCGATTTGTTCAGCTAAAAAAATTATCTGTCTTGCTCCAGAAAAACGTAAAGCGAATGTGGTAAAAGAAATGTTGCAAGGAGCTATAACTACAGATTGTCCGGCTTCTATTCTCCGTCAACAATCCCAAGCTACGTTATTTTTGGATGTCAATTCTGCTAGTTTGCTTTCTTGA
- a CDS encoding NAD-binding protein, giving the protein MHPPPSTNPKKPQDLFLVCGLQSLGQHCVAVLKEYDVKVNAIDDVQLEHWEVPEVPSLLEKLIIGDCRQPSVLEQAGIKQCRSILLVTRNERINIEAAFAARRLNPHVRLIVRSDKQNFNKLLSENLGNFVAFEPTHLSAHAFALASLGSEAIGYFTIEGQLLQVIKHQVQAKDSWCNGKPVHRLNLTTRRILSHTTVSSDPLKELFGWNPEAEVQVGDTLVYIDVAYELAFSKQYTNKSHRQSWQWQEFLQSITAKNLKQKILQFWQSYYQSQNQIRRIATIYGITVLILWFVGIILYRLYYPDITLQEAFYATAVLLLGGYGDLFGGVEFRSQSEPSDHIPWWLRFFSLGLTLTGQAFVGVLYALVTDALVTSRFQFFKSRPPIPQRNHVVIIGLNRLGQKVAALLQELNQPLVGIHTTTLDPGTLPDMPLIIGNATEALVKVNLSRAKSIVLVGDDNMENLEIGLMAHTINPATSLIIRSQDRHFSDNIAPLFPYAQVLCGAALSAEVFACAAFGENVLSLFHLSEQIVMVTEYKIEEGDTLNGLLLSEIASGYSVVPILYHKYRRDNYSLMPWYDVKLYAGDRLIVLATSSSLQRIEWGEMLPRLWQVEIEKALTTNALIYGAEEIVLITGCSLATARQWMNNLPGVLPIPLYKHQAQRLVRSLTKIQVLANVIFIGQGSSST; this is encoded by the coding sequence GTGCATCCCCCTCCTAGCACCAATCCCAAAAAACCCCAAGACCTTTTCTTAGTATGCGGACTCCAAAGTTTAGGACAACATTGTGTTGCAGTCCTAAAAGAATACGATGTTAAAGTCAATGCCATTGACGATGTACAACTCGAACATTGGGAAGTCCCAGAAGTACCAAGCTTACTAGAAAAATTAATTATCGGAGACTGCCGCCAACCAAGTGTTTTAGAGCAGGCGGGTATAAAGCAATGTCGCTCAATACTTTTAGTCACAAGAAATGAGCGGATAAATATAGAAGCAGCGTTTGCAGCACGGCGACTTAATCCCCACGTTCGCCTGATTGTACGTTCTGACAAACAAAATTTCAACAAACTTTTGTCCGAAAACCTAGGCAATTTTGTTGCCTTTGAGCCTACCCATCTCTCTGCTCATGCCTTTGCTTTAGCATCTCTCGGTTCTGAAGCGATTGGTTACTTTACCATAGAAGGACAACTATTGCAAGTAATCAAGCACCAAGTACAAGCGAAGGATAGCTGGTGCAATGGCAAGCCAGTACATAGACTCAATCTCACAACTCGCCGCATTTTGAGTCACACAACCGTTTCATCCGATCCCCTCAAAGAATTGTTTGGATGGAACCCAGAAGCAGAAGTGCAGGTAGGAGACACACTCGTTTACATTGATGTTGCATACGAACTGGCTTTTTCTAAGCAATATACAAATAAATCTCATCGCCAAAGTTGGCAGTGGCAAGAGTTTCTTCAAAGTATCACAGCGAAGAATCTTAAGCAAAAAATATTACAATTTTGGCAATCTTACTACCAAAGCCAAAATCAAATTCGGCGAATTGCAACAATTTATGGGATTACCGTACTTATCCTATGGTTCGTTGGAATAATTCTTTACCGCTTGTATTATCCTGACATCACCCTGCAAGAAGCTTTCTATGCAACAGCAGTGTTGCTCTTGGGAGGATATGGAGATTTATTTGGCGGTGTTGAGTTTAGATCGCAATCTGAACCTTCAGATCATATCCCTTGGTGGTTGCGGTTTTTTAGTCTGGGACTCACATTGACAGGTCAAGCTTTCGTGGGAGTATTATATGCACTGGTAACTGATGCTCTTGTCACTTCCAGATTCCAGTTTTTCAAGTCTCGTCCTCCCATACCACAACGCAACCATGTAGTGATTATTGGCTTAAATCGCTTGGGACAGAAAGTTGCTGCTCTTTTGCAAGAACTCAATCAGCCGTTAGTAGGAATTCATACTACCACTCTCGACCCAGGCACTTTACCAGATATGCCCCTGATTATTGGCAATGCTACCGAAGCACTAGTTAAGGTGAATCTCTCCCGTGCTAAAAGCATCGTTTTAGTAGGGGACGATAATATGGAAAATCTGGAAATTGGTTTGATGGCTCATACAATAAACCCTGCCACAAGCTTGATTATCCGCTCTCAAGATCGCCATTTTAGTGATAATATCGCCCCTCTGTTTCCCTATGCCCAAGTTTTATGTGGCGCGGCTTTATCTGCGGAAGTCTTTGCTTGTGCTGCCTTTGGGGAAAATGTTTTGAGCTTGTTTCACTTGAGCGAGCAAATAGTTATGGTGACGGAATACAAGATTGAAGAAGGTGATACCCTCAATGGGTTGCTTCTATCTGAAATAGCATCTGGCTATAGTGTTGTGCCGATTCTCTACCATAAATATCGACGAGACAATTATTCCTTGATGCCCTGGTATGATGTTAAGCTCTATGCTGGGGATCGCTTGATTGTTTTAGCCACAAGCAGTAGTTTGCAGCGAATCGAATGGGGTGAAATGCTGCCTCGCCTTTGGCAGGTGGAGATCGAGAAAGCTCTGACTACAAATGCTCTTATCTATGGTGCTGAAGAAATAGTTTTGATTACAGGATGTAGTTTGGCTACTGCTAGGCAATGGATGAATAATTTGCCTGGAGTATTGCCAATACCACTTTATAAACATCAAGCTCAACGTCTAGTGCGATCGCTAACAAAAATACAAGTTTTGGCAAATGTAATCTTCATTGGGCAAGGCAGTAGTTCGACTTGA
- a CDS encoding DevA family ABC transporter ATP-binding protein, whose amino-acid sequence MKTKFIVNISDLNHYFGEKKVRSQILFDINFNIKFGEIVIMTGPSGSGKTTLLTLIGGLRSVQEGSLKFLGQELSGASNEQLVKVRRHIGYIFQAHNLLDFLTARQNVQMSLELHKNISEWEARSKSEAILNAVKLENRVNYYPSDLSGGQKQRVAIARALVSHPKLVLADEPTAALDSKTGRDVVTLMQKLAKEQNCAILMVTHDNRILDIADRIIQMEDGYLVKEVCHLPNG is encoded by the coding sequence ATGAAAACAAAGTTTATTGTGAATATTAGCGATCTGAATCACTACTTCGGCGAGAAAAAAGTACGAAGTCAAATATTATTCGATATTAATTTTAATATCAAATTTGGAGAAATTGTGATTATGACTGGGCCATCAGGTTCAGGAAAAACAACTTTACTAACTTTAATTGGTGGGTTACGGTCTGTCCAAGAGGGAAGCCTTAAATTTTTAGGTCAAGAGCTTTCTGGAGCTAGTAACGAGCAATTAGTTAAAGTACGCCGCCACATTGGATATATTTTCCAAGCTCATAACTTATTAGATTTCTTAACAGCCAGACAAAATGTTCAAATGTCGCTAGAATTACACAAAAATATTTCTGAATGGGAAGCTCGCAGTAAATCAGAAGCTATACTAAATGCGGTTAAATTAGAGAATAGAGTTAATTATTACCCATCTGATCTCTCAGGGGGACAAAAACAACGGGTAGCAATTGCTCGTGCTTTAGTAAGCCATCCAAAATTAGTTTTAGCTGATGAGCCCACAGCTGCTTTAGACAGTAAGACAGGCAGAGATGTTGTCACCCTAATGCAGAAATTAGCTAAAGAACAGAATTGTGCTATCTTAATGGTCACTCACGACAACAGAATTTTAGATATTGCCGATCGCATAATTCAGATGGAAGATGGTTATCTGGTCAAAGAGGTTTGTCATCTACCAAATGGATGA
- the devC gene encoding ABC transporter permease DevC, translating to MILNIPLAWLQLARQKIRFLVALAGIAFVAVLMFMQIGFQAALYDSATQLHKNLEGDLFLISAQYKSLTSNQSFFRSNLYQVLGFDSVESVSPLYVQFAKFKNPNNGLKFPLYVLGFDPVKSVFKFPNIEEKLDLIRIPNVVLFDRDSRPEFGAIAKDFEQGKVIKVEIFSYTGLVGYKVKIGGLFRLGPSFGVDGNLIVSSSTFLRIFQDRPAQKIDIGLIKLKPNTDQQKVFADLSAKLPKDVKVITRKDFIALEKTYWSLRTPIGFVFNLMVLMGFVVGVIVVYQILYSNISSHLTEYATLKAMGFKNKYLLSVVFQQALILASLGYIPGLAISIALYDISKNATKLPVIMSTDKAILVLISATLMCLTSGFLSTNKLRNVDPADIF from the coding sequence ATGATTCTCAATATCCCCTTAGCTTGGTTACAATTAGCCAGACAAAAAATTCGCTTTCTTGTAGCTTTAGCTGGGATTGCTTTTGTTGCAGTTCTCATGTTTATGCAAATTGGTTTCCAAGCTGCTCTTTATGACAGTGCTACGCAGTTGCATAAGAATCTAGAAGGAGACTTATTTTTAATTAGTGCCCAATATAAATCCTTAACATCAAATCAGAGCTTTTTTCGTTCGAATTTATATCAAGTATTAGGTTTCGATAGTGTAGAATCAGTTAGCCCTTTATATGTACAATTTGCCAAATTTAAAAATCCCAACAATGGTTTAAAATTTCCATTATATGTGCTGGGATTTGACCCAGTTAAATCAGTTTTTAAATTTCCAAATATTGAAGAAAAACTTGATTTAATTAGAATTCCTAATGTCGTTTTGTTTGACCGCGATTCTCGTCCCGAATTTGGAGCGATCGCTAAAGATTTTGAACAAGGTAAAGTTATAAAAGTTGAAATATTCAGCTATACTGGATTAGTTGGTTACAAAGTTAAGATTGGTGGTTTATTTCGCCTCGGACCTTCTTTTGGTGTTGATGGGAATTTAATCGTTAGTTCTTCAACTTTCCTCAGAATATTTCAAGACCGTCCGGCACAAAAGATAGATATAGGATTAATTAAACTCAAACCTAATACCGACCAACAAAAAGTTTTTGCAGATTTATCAGCCAAGTTACCCAAAGACGTAAAAGTAATTACTCGCAAAGATTTTATTGCTTTGGAAAAAACTTATTGGTCCCTTAGAACACCCATTGGATTCGTGTTTAATCTGATGGTATTAATGGGGTTTGTTGTTGGTGTGATCGTTGTTTATCAAATTCTTTATAGTAATATTTCTAGTCATTTAACTGAATATGCAACCTTAAAAGCAATGGGATTCAAAAACAAATACTTATTAAGTGTAGTTTTTCAACAAGCTTTAATCTTAGCATCTCTAGGTTATATTCCAGGTTTGGCTATATCTATAGCCTTATATGATATATCAAAGAATGCTACTAAATTACCAGTTATTATGAGTACAGATAAAGCCATTCTAGTATTAATCTCAGCAACATTAATGTGCTTAACTTCTGGATTCTTATCTACAAACAAACTCCGAAATGTAGATCCAGCCGATATTTTTTAA